In Phyllopteryx taeniolatus isolate TA_2022b chromosome 5, UOR_Ptae_1.2, whole genome shotgun sequence, the DNA window aaattaattaaaaattagttAATTTAGTTTCAtctcttgtttttttactgCTGTAACATGTGAATTTCGCCTCTGGGGATCCATAAAGAATATCTTATTTTAGTGAAACCGAAATTTACTTCTGGGCACCTCATACACGCTTCACACATACATCAAGACAGACTTACTGAGTCCTCTGTAATGTGAGAGTTGCTGGTAAACTTGTTTCATCCTCTCAATGTTGAGTCTGCTGCTCTCTGCGTGGTTGATCATTGGTTTTGGATAATCCACTCCCACCATACAGTTTGCCGCCTTCTGGACTGACTCTGGCGCGTTCCAGGGCTCGTAGATGTAGCGATTTGGGTAGTCCTTTAAGATGGGGATGTAACGCCTGCAGGAAAGTTCAATCTTTTACCTTAAATACTGCTTTCTACTAATCTATTAAAATATCAATGTTGGCTTAAACagctttatatatatacatatatatatatatctatatatatatatatatatatatatatatatatatatatatatatatacacacacacatatatatatatatacacatatatatatatatatatatatacacatatatatatatatacacatatatacatatatatatatatatatatacacatatatacatatatatacatatatatatatatatacatatatacatatatatatacatatatacatatatatatatacacatatacatatatatatatatacacatatatatatatacacatatacaatatatatatatacacatatatatatatatatatatatatatatatatatatacacatatacatatatatatatatacacatatatatatatacatatatatatatatatatatatatatacatatatatatatatatatatatatatacatatatatacatatatatatatatacatatatatacatatacatatatatatatatatacatatacatatatatacatatacatatatatatacatatatatatatatacatatatacatatatacgtatacatatatacatatatacatatatacgtatacatatatatatatatatacatatacatatatatatatatacatatatacatatacatatatacatatatacatatacatatatacatatacatatatatatatatacatatatacatatacatatatacatatacatatatacatatacatatatatatatatacatatatatatatatatacacatatatatatatatatacatatatacatatatatatacatatatacatatacatatacatatatatatatacatatacatatacacatatatatatatatatacacatatacatatatacatatatatatatatacatatacatatacacatatatatatatatacacatacatatacacatatatatatatatacacatatacatatatatatatatatacacatatacatatatatatatatatacacatatacatatatatacacatatacatatatatatacacatatacatatatatatacacatatacatatatatatatatatatatatatatatatatacacatatatatatatatatatatatatatatatatatacacatatatatatacacatatatatatatacatatatatatatatatatatatacacacatatatatatatatatatatatatacatatatatatacatatatatatatatatatatacatatatatatatatatatatatatatatatacatatatatatatatatatatatatatatatacatatatatatatatatatatatatatatatatacatatatatatacatatatatatatacatatatatatacatatatatatatacatatatatatatacatatatatatacatatatatatatatatatatatatatatacatatatatatacatatatatacatatatatacatatatatatacatacatatatatacatatatacatatatatacatatatacatatatacatatatatatatatatatatatatatacatatatacatatatacatatatatatacatatatacatatatacatacatatatatatatatacatatatacatatatacatatacatatatacatatatatatacatatatacatatatacatatacatatatacatatatatatatacatatatatatatacatatatacatatatatatatacatatatacatatatatatatatatacatatatatatatatacatatatacatatatatatatacatatatacatatatatatatacatatatacatatatatatatacatatatacatatatacatatacatatatacatatatacatatatacatatacatatatacatatacatatatacacatatatacatatatatatacacatatatacatatatatatatacatatatacatatatatatatatacatacatatatacatatatatatatatatacatatatacatatatatacatatatacatatatatatatatatacatacatatacacatatatatatatatatatatatacatacatatatatatatatatatatatatacacatatatatacacatatatatatatatatgtatatatatatatatatatgtatatatatatgtatacatatatatatatatatatatatatacatatatatatatatatatatacatatatatatatatatatatatatacatatatatatacacatatatatatatatatatatacacacacatatatacatatatatacatatatacacatatatatatacatatatatatatatatatatatatatatacacatatatacatatatatacatatatacatatatatatatatacatatttacatatatatatacatatatacatatatacatatatatatatatacatatatacatatatatatatacatatttacatatatatatacatatatacatatatatatatatatatatatatacatatatatatatatatatatatatatacatatatacatatatatatatacatatatacatatatacatatatatatatacatatatacatatatacatatatatatatatatatatacatatatatatatatatacatatatatatatatatatacatatatatatatatatatatatacatatatatatatatatatatatacatatatatacatatatacatatatatatacatatatatatatatatatatacacacatatatacatatatatatatatatatatatacatatatatacatatatatatatatacatatatacatatatatatatatatatatatatacatatatacatatatatatatatatatatatatatatatacatatatatatacatatatatatatatacatatatacatatgtatatatatacatatatatatatacatatatatatacatatatatacatatacatacatatatatatacatatatatatatatatatatatacacatatacatatatatatatatacatatacatatatatatatacatatatatatatacatatatatatatacatatatacatatacatatatacatatatacatatacatatatacatatacatatatatatacatatatacatatatatatatacatatatacatatacatatatacatatacatatatatatacatatatacatatatatatatacatatacatatatatatatacatatatacatatacatatatacatatacatatatatacatatatacatatatatacatatatacatatacatatatatacatatatatacatatacatatatacatatacatatatacatatacatatacatatacatatacatatatacatatacatatatacatatacatatatacatatacatatatatatatatatatatatatatatatacacatatatatacatatacacatatatatatatatatacacatatatatacatatacacatatatacatatatatatatatacatatatatatatatacatatatatatatatacatatatatatatatacatatatacatatatatatatatacatatatatatatatacatatatacatatatacatatatacatatatatacatatatatacatatatatacacacatacgtatatacacatatatatatatatatacacatatatatatatatatatacacatatatatatatatacacacataatatatatatatatatacacatttccATAGATTTAATATGAAAAGTGGCATAATCACTATAGTGATTTAGCAGGGGAAAGGGACTGAACTCTACCACGAACAGCAAAAGTCTGCGAATAATTGACTCCGCACAAAAAAGGTTTGTACTGTAATTGCCGATAGATGCCACAACATGGTGGCAACTGCATCTAGCTCAACTCACTTAAATATAGTTCCTTGATACCagggtgccacaagatggcagtaaaGCAATATGCTATATAGGACATAGCTTTTGCAAAATAGGTGAATATAAAAATTCTGAACCACGACTATGCAGTAGTTCACTGTACAACTTCCTACCTGATGTAGTCTCCTGTTGGGTCAGTTCTTCTTCCGAAACCAACAGGACAGTAGCAGTGGAAAAACTGTTGGAAGAAGGCACTACAAGACAGCCACATCCAGCTGCCAGCATTTACACTCCAGTCTGCATCCAGTAGCAGCTCCTCAAACACCTACAGGAACATAAGATGACTCAATTCTCAGTGCTGCACCATCCATGTATTACATTTATAGTAATTGGCAGACATCCAAGTTTCAGACCCTGTCCCACCTTCATGCCGCTCTCCCAGCTGATCCACAGGTCACCCCTGGTGAGGAAACAAGCCACAGCGTGCCGAGCCAAGTGGTGGATCCACCCCTCCTCTCTGAGCTGGGTCATGATGGCGTCAATCCAGGGGTATCCAGTCCGGCCCTCAGCCCATTTGGCTAATGCTTCTGGATTTTGATCCCATGGAATCTGGAGACAAGTTTATCATTACCATTTTTTATCCTTGCGGTGccttaatattaaatgtattcctCTTGTtctgggggtaaaaaaaacaggCCCACTATATATCCATCtaaccattttctatactgcttctatataaatatatatatatatatatatatatatatatatatatatatatatatatatatatatatggtatgattgtatgtagaaccaaggagAACGCttagtacgtcatcacagcatgtgattaaaacggaccaatcacaagagataatctccgcggcgttcgacgcgcagcaacaatttttgccgtgtgcacgTCAAGCTACGCTAAGGGGCCGCGcaggtggcataaaaaaacaatcaacgaTACAATCGGGAAAAtatatggttttaaaaaaaatttgctatcCTTGCTGGCTCACAATATATTgatagagagcaagagcaatggataacacaacaatattgtacaaacagtatgaaGGATTAAAGagaaacaactgtaataaaaatctgcaatatagcagaaCCGTGAAGGAAGAACCGCAATCtagtggaggattactgtatctgtattccgtgatgataaattgcagggactcattgttccagggctgggactcattgtttccatgacatgtgcatcccgggactcacatagtctcaagtgtcaAATGACCTGTGCCCATACACTGTCCTCATATTCACATTGCTAATGACGGATTCGTTTCCAGCAAGCATCGAGTTATAAGTTTGatctctgcccacctgaacacAAATCGGGTTCCCATCCATACGGTCAAAGTTTGGGTTGTTGGTGGCAGCAGTGTAGAAGAATTCCCTCCATAACAGTTGACCAAACAGGGACAAAGGAGGACTGCAACGCTTTCGGAGCTAATGGCAAACAAGGCAGAGTGGAGAGACCGCAAATGTGATGCAACAGGTAAGAAAGCAGACCAAACTAGGACCAGTTATGGGTGCTACCTTCATGTAGAGCTCTCTTAGGTTGTAGTAGAGGACCCTGCAGGACAGGCAACCAAAGCGCAAGTAAGGACTCAGTCCTGTTGGACTGGCATACAGTGAACACATGTTCCCCCGAGGATGCTCAAAGTGAGCCACCCACACCTGCACACAAAGAAACAGTCAAAAATTGAAACATTGAATTTATATTTTCTTCTAAGACACGAGAGCCAGTAGATTTACTAGCCGGAAatacagacagaaaaaaagagaatagcCACCAGGGTTGCATGATAATAGATTAATTGAACGTTGAAAATTTAGTTggttgtgtggaattgattttttaatgtgttttgatGCCATTCGAAGACAGATTCTCCcatcacattaaaaataatattagaaAGGTCAAGGGAATTTAGTCAAATTAGGGACTGGCTACTAGTCACAGCAGCAATCTGATGTGTAAAATGTATGCATATAGATCACCTTTTTGTCCAGATGTTTGTTGAGTCTGTCCAATGCTTCGGACTCTCCTCCATGCCACACTGCTGAGGGCAAACCTTCGGTCCTGAAGCCTGGAGACATTGATGGCGACAGTTTGCACAAAGAGCAAAAAGTACCCCTTTACCATTCTATTATGATTGACTCTACTTCCTATAAACAATTATTGCCTGTCATCAGTAAGAATATTTAATGCTTTGGTGCACAACTAATAAACACTAGTTCACTCTAGATTTGTGGTATGGTAATGGATAATGTCATCTCTATACAACAGAAGGAACTTTCATCACTAATGTAACACATCTGTTTACCCAATTCTTCCAGTGAAGGTATACTGTAAAGCTGGTCATGGTTGTCTGTTATTTTAGTGTGACATTTGTCCATCTGCTTTTGGTTGATGGAAGGCAGTGGTCTCCTGGGCAACTCCAGCCTGCTCACAATGGTCTGAAACcgtttaaaggtcagaggagcGCTGTTATTGTTAATCTCTATTATCCTGCAAGCAATGGGAAAGGGAGATAGAAAGTAAAACACATTAGCAGTCTTGTCACagataaaatatcaaaatataaaCTCCACAGACCGAGACATGCCCTACCGACAAGGCTGACGAGCAGTCTTGGGAGTTAAAAGATAATATAAACATACTTTATATGAAAACTGCAGTttcttgaaatgattttttacaTCACAGCATATTGCTTGAATTCTTTATGTTTGAGTTCTTCAATATTTTTCATTCTATTTTAAATTCTATATTCTACATTTTAATCTCAGAATATGCAGAGTTTAAATTTCTGACAAGGCGAAGAGCTTGCTTACAAAATGGCAGAACGGACAAGGAAATACATACATGTAATTGAGCataattatttatattcataCTAATGACAGTCATATTTTTATGAACACAAATATTCATGTTCTGGGAATTGTTGGTAAATGTCTCATTATGACGAGCTCACACATCATTCATCTACCGTCAGACTATGGTGACAAATTCACATTAAACGTACTTCACTACAATGAACTGCATTTTATGAACGATTAGAAATAATTATTAGACAGCTAAGTCACATTCAGAAGCTATGCAGCTAATGCAGCGTGGCTAGTAATGTCTCCTCCGAGTATACTGTGTCATTCGCTTTCCGTATAGTTAAGGTGTAGCCTATAACCACTCATATGTAATGCAGCAGTTCATCACTGTGAAGATGTTAGCTTAGTGTTTAAACATCCTTGTACGACAGCGGGTTTACAAAACACACAGGAGGTCTCGTCAATCTTATAAATAACCAGACGCCTTTTCCTCCACAGGGACGTGAGACGACAAACGTTTTccacaaaagcacacaaaatTCCAGAAATACAAGCCCAGTGCCAAAATGACAACAGTCGCAAAATGCAATTATAAAGTTTCTTTTTGaggaatatggaaaaaaaagaacgaaagaaaaaaaattcaaattcaaataaaaaatttaaaatgtagacaccgtttaattttgttgttcaaaattgaacatttttgttcatttcccaAATGTCAATAACTTGCATGTTCTATAAATAAGTGTCTTTTTGATCATTGCGGGCTTCTGTTTTACCTCAATCCTGCAAATTATGAGACGCCTAACTGATCatcattgttcctgtgacagtgacaatacagtcattttctattctattctgtttgAGATACTTTGTTCTGTGCgtgtttacaaatgtttggtGAGGTGTTTTGTGAtggttgttgttggtgtttttttttattggttgaCGTTAGGGTCTAAAGTCACTTTGTCGAAATATGTTCCTTCTATAAAACTGTTTCTAGATTAGATAAAGatgaaatatagaaatgtatGCACCCTGTCACGTGGTCGGaaacatttattataaaaattttttaaataccagtcacctttagaaactgcaaaaacagacatttaaataaaaaagcaatttaTAATAGTAACATTCTTTTGACACAAGATGGCATCTTAGGAATGTAAATTGTCACGTCACCCTACGACACAACCAGCAGGAGCTCAGACGTGTTGCAATGTCGTCCTAGTTCCTAGGGCCATTTACCCCTCCAAATGAAGGGCTAAGGGGAAGGGCTGATTGGGATTGGCCCTTGGTCTGCACCAAATTATGAGATTCTCCCATTTTTCAATGTATTACTATAACACAATAATATAATTCATAAAAATGTTGTAAGTGAAGTTCCTGTTATTTGCATTTTAACTTCATTTCTTATTTATGTATTTCCACTGGGGCTGATGACAAAGCTGTGTATTTTTACCTTCCATCTTATACAACCTGTGTATATCTGCCAGTACTGGATCCAGGGTTGGGGGATTTGCATCAGACATGGCTTCCTATTGGTCACTTCACTGTGACTGCTCAGAATGATCACAGTAAGCACATGTGCACAAGCACTCAACCCCCACCAACCtggtgcgcacacacacacacacagtaagctTCCTTCAGTCTCATCCACATGTACGGTATATACCAAATCATTATGTAATAAAGAGCTTAACTGAGTGCTCTTCATGTAGCAGACAAGGCATGAGGAGAGAACCTGCATAAGGGCCATTTTCTCACTTTCACACACGCACTGTCTTCAATCTAGTGTCAGCATTTAAAGAGCAGTGTGACCTAACAGGAGCATGACATATTTCTTACAGGTACTTTATACTTCTAGGTTCTCAGAATTCTGTGCAGGTGTCAATAACCAAACAAAAAGAGAGCGAGTGGAATTACACCAATATGATTGTTGGCACACCAGCGACAATGTTGTGTTTTAGAGTGCAGTTTTGTGTTATCTCTTCAGCACACTTCATCTCTAGCTGATCCACCAATTTGTTTCACCAGATCAAACTGTTCAACCACTTTcctctatttttttccacactcaACAATATTTGGTCCTTTTGTCAAGCACTCGAACATGCTTTACATCAACGGATATCGTGTGTGGCAGGACGGTGGACTACAGGAgggcacatctgtctcacagtcgagagggcCATGGTTTGACTGGTTTACTGGTTTGCATGGTTTACATGTGCTTCCTgtggttttcttcaggtacttcAGCTTTctccaacattaaaaaaaaagcaatgcatGTTAGGTCAATTGATAGGTATAAATGtaagtgtgagtggttgtttgtctacagtattgtatgtgccctacgattgactggcgacctgtCCCCCCTGCCTCCTCCAAAGTCAGAGAGGATAGGcgccagctcacctgcaacacTAATGAGGCCatacaaaaatggatggactgatgTCGTTTTTACTATTGTAAAACCACTATGCTCCGCTTCTGATTGGAGCACTAGATTCTAAAATGTTTTATCCATAACTCCCGtaccactgaggttatgctaaataaacagttaatgttcccgtgtttgt includes these proteins:
- the cry2 gene encoding cryptochrome-2: MVVNSVHWFRKCLRLHDNPALQEALNGADTVRCVYILDPWFAGAANVGINRWRFLLEALQDLDCSLKKLNSRLFVVRGQPAEVFPRLFKEWKMTRLTFEYDPEPYGKEKDSAIIKMAQEFGVETIVRNSHTLYNLDRIIEINNNSAPLTFKRFQTIVSRLELPRRPLPSINQKQMDKCHTKITDNHDQLYSIPSLEELGFRTEGLPSAVWHGGESEALDRLNKHLDKKVWVAHFEHPRGNMCSLYASPTGLSPYLRFGCLSCRVLYYNLRELYMKLRKRCSPPLSLFGQLLWREFFYTAATNNPNFDRMDGNPICVQIPWDQNPEALAKWAEGRTGYPWIDAIMTQLREEGWIHHLARHAVACFLTRGDLWISWESGMKVFEELLLDADWSVNAGSWMWLSCSAFFQQFFHCYCPVGFGRRTDPTGDYIRRYIPILKDYPNRYIYEPWNAPESVQKAANCMVGVDYPKPMINHAESSRLNIERMKQVYQQLSHYRGLSLLASVPTIQEEAEPLMTDESQTSSGPDSPSRVHDEAAGCSTAPDSSTVCTSSNTVLHPELERDATRGLSHTYGNSSDSHMPASAAMTLTCADHSAAVESPSSLVSTPAQSPLSRSTMCMPSLLCSTLAPSPSPASAQTQTSSLGPRRKGFTRKVRRGQRQRGRHSCHAVAREGERRGDEEEGEPVGGKEKMEEGIELEEERMEEETHAGHPH